Sequence from the Enhydrobacter sp. genome:
GTGGCGATGGCCGAACTCGGGGCGCATGTCGCGCTGCTTGACGTCGCGCGCGTACTTCCACATCTCGAGTTCGTAGGAGAGGCCGTCGTCGACGACCAGCCGGACCATGCCCTCGAAGGTGAATGCCCCGAGGGCCAGGACGGCGAGCAGCAGGCCGATGTTCTTGATGGCGCCCCCCGTCCGCGAGGCTTTCGGCGACTTCGGCTGCTGGCTCACACGCTTTCTCTACTCAGTGGCTGTCGGGCGGGGCGCACCATACGCCCCGGGGGCCGGGTTTTCCAAGCCGGTCAATTCGCCGCTTGGCACGGCCCAGCCAGTGTGTATAAGGGCTCGCCAACCCGGCGGTCCCGCCCGCGCTCATGAGAATTGGGGCCGCCGTTTTCGTTCACCCCCTGACGGAGGTTGGCATGCAGTTTCAGGAAGCGCTCACCTTCGATGACGTCCTCCTGAAGCCTGCCGCGTCCGCCGTCCTTCCTCACCAGACCGACACCCGCACCAGGCTCACCCGGACCATCGAGCTCGGCATCCCGCTGATGTCGGCGGCGATGGACACGGTGACGGAGGCGCCCATGGCCATCGCCATGGCCCAGGCCGGCGGCATCGGAGTCATCCACAAGAATCTCGACGCCGAGGCCCAGGCCAACGAGGTGCGCAAGGTCAAGAAGTTCGAATCGGGCATGGTGGTGAACCCGCTCACCATCCATCCCGAGCAGACGCTGGCCGACGCGCTCTCGCTGATGTCGGCGAACCAGATCTCGGGCATCCCGGTGGTCGAGAAGGGCGGCAAGCTGGTCGGCATCCTGACCAACCGCGACGTCCGCTTCGCCACCGACACCAGCGCCAAGGTGAGCGCGCTGATGACCAAGGACCGGCTGGTCACGGTGCGCGAGGGCGCCACCCAGGAGGAGGCCAAGAAGCTCCTCCATCAATACCGCATCGAAAAGCTGCTGGTGGTCGACGACGCCTACCGCTGCATCGGCCTGATCACGGTCAAGGACATCGAGAAGGCCAACAAGTTCCCCGGCGCCGCCAAGGACGAGAAGGGCCGGCTGCGCACCGCCGCCGCCACCGGCATCGGCGAGGACGGCGTGCGCCGCGCCGAGCTGCTGATCGCGGCCGACGTCGACGTCATCATCGTCGACACCGCGCACGGCCATTCCCGGAACGTGCTCGACGCCGTCACCCGTGTGAAGAAGCTCAGCAACTACTGCCAGGTCATGGCCGGCAACGTCGCCACCGCCGAGGGCGCCAAGGCGCTGATCGATGCCGGCGCCGACGCGGTCAAGATCGGCATCGGCCCGGGCTCGATCTGCACCACCCGCATGGTGGCGGGCGTCGGCGTGCCGCAGCTCACCGCGATCATGGAGACGGCCGAGGTCTGCCACGCTGCGGGCGTGCCGGCGATCGGCGACGGCGGCATCAAGTATTCCGGCGACCTCGCCAAGGCGATCGCCGCCGGCGCCGACTGCGCCATGATCGGCTCGCTGCTCGCCGGCACCGACGAGGCGCCGGGCGAAGTCGTGCTCTACCAGGGCCGCTCCTACAAGTCCTACCGCGGCATGGGCTCGATCGGCGCCATGGCGCGCGGCTCGGCCGACCGTTACTTCCAGGCCGAGGTGCAAAGCACGCTGAAGCTGGTGCCCGAAGGCATCGAGGGCCGCGTGCCCTACAAGGGCCCGGTCGGCAACATCCTTCACCAGCTGGTCGGCGGCCTGCGCGCGGCGATGGGCTACACCGGCAACGGCACCATCAAGGACATGCAGACACGCAGCCAGTTCCTGCGCATCACCGGCTCGGGCCTGCGCGAGAGCCACGTCCACGACGTCGAGATCATGCGCGAGGCGCCGAACTACAGGGGCGGCATGTAGGCCGCTTCGCCGAGGCGAAGCGATCGGCGGCGCGGAAGAGGCGAGGCTACCGCCCCAGCATCTTCCTCTTCTCGATCTCGTCGGCGATGCCGTCGGCGATCAGGCGGTAGCCCTCGGGCGACGGATGCCAGGAGCGATAGACGGCGTTGCGTCCCTTGCCGCGCACCGCCTTCTCGGTCGCCTCGTAGAGATCGACCGTCGCCAGTCCCGCCCGGGCGGCGCAGTCGAGCACGCCGCGCGAGAGGCGGCGCTGTTCGGCGCCGAACGCGGCGTTCTCCCAGACGTAGAAATCGTACTGCGCCACCACGACGGTCGGCACGCCGAGCCGCGCCAGCCGGCGCATCAGCGGGCAGGCGAGCTTCTCGCCGCTGCCGGGTGGCAGGGCGCGCTCGTGGTCGGACACCCAGTCGAAGCGCCGGCCGTTCAGCGTCAGGAAGGTGTCGAGCGCCACCGACCAGCCGAACCAGCGCTGCCAGAAGTCGAGCGTGTCGCGCGGATGGGGCGGCTGCGGCACCGGCACGTTGCGCAGCACCAGCTCACCGTCCCTGAGCTCGAACCACGGCTTGGGTGCACCCCAGGCGCGGCTCATCTCGGCGCGCCGCAGATTGTCGGCGATGAAGCCGACCACGATCGCCGCCGGCGCGAGCCGCGCCGCGAGCTGCTCGGTGCGCAGCACGGTCTGGTCGATGCCGTAGGCGGCGACGCCGGCGTTGACGACCCGCCATTTCAGCCGCTGCTGCAGCCGCGCCGGCCAGGTCTCGTCGTCGGCCACCTCGTCGCCCTGGGTGTAGGAATCGCCGGTCGCCAGGATCGGCGGCGCCTCGATCGAGCCGGCCGGCGGCTCGGGCATGGCGCGAAAGCCCGGCGCCTCGAAACGGATCAGCGACGGATCGAAACCGCCGCGCTGGATGTAGCCCAGCTCGGGATCGTGCACGAAATGGCGGCCCCGGTTCTGGCCGGCGAGCCCGGTGCGCTCGTCGAGCACGATGTTCTTCCAGTCGAGCAGGGCGGCGGGCCCGCGCACCAGTCGGCTGCCGAGCTCGAGCAGCATGAGCGTCGCGAGCAGCGAGCCCCCGACCAGCGCCACGCGGGCGCCGAGGCCGGTCCGTACATTCCTAGTGGCCATTGACCTGCAGCACGCCCGCGACGATGCGTGCGACCAGCCGGTTGCCGGCCTCGTTCATGTGCCATTGCGCATAGAGCCCGCGCCAGGCGCCGTCGCCGGCCAGCGCGTCGAACGTGTCGACAGTCAGGAGGCCGCGCCGGCGGCCGCAGGCCAGCAGGTCGCCGACCATGCGGCGCTGCTCCTCGGCGTAGGCCGGCTTCTGCCATGCCCAGGGATCGTACTGCCCCACCAGCAGCACGCGCGCGCGGCTCGTTTGCTGCAAGGCCTGCAGCCGCTCGGTCAGGCGGCAGGCGAGGCGCTCGCCGGTGCCCTCGGGATGCACGCGCGCATGGTCGCCGAACCAGTGATGCAGAAGGTCGAGCCGGCGCAGGGTGAAGTCGACCAGGTAGGAACGGCCGAAGGCGCGGCGCAGCCAGCCGAGTGACTCGGTCGGGTCGGGCGGCGGCGGCACCGGCACGTTGGCGAGCGCGAGCCCGTCGCCCTCGAAGGCGAAGTAGGGCTTCTCCGCGCCCCACATGCGGCGCATCTCCATGCGGCGGATGTCGTCGGCGATGAAGCTGACGACGATGGCCGAGGGCGCGACCTCACGCGCCAGGCTCTCGGCGCGCAGCACGATCTGGTCGAAGCCGTAGCCGCTCACGCCGCCGTTGAGCGTGCGCCGCCCGGTCAGCGCCTGCAGCTGGGCCGGCCAGGTCGCGAAATCGTCGACCTCGTCGCCGTAGGTGTAGGAATCGCCCACCGCCAGGATCGGCGCGCCGCTGCCCGCCGGTCCGTCGCCGGCCCCGTTGCCGTTGGCCCGCAGGCCGTCGCGCGGCACGTGACCCAGCCGGTCGTCGTGGCGGAAGCGGGTGGTCTCGCGGTCGAAATGGACCTTGCGCGCCTCGAGCACGAGGTTCGGCCAGTGCCACAGGCTGTGGCGCCAGGCGCGCAGGCCGAGCTCGAGCGCGACCAGCCCGGCGGCCAGCGAGAGGAGGACCAATCCCAGTTGGATGAGACGTTGCGCCGGCGGCGTATTCATCGTAGCGGCAGGAAAAGACGAAAGGATTCCAGTGACACCGGGCGCGCGGGTGGCCGCCACCATAGAGCTTCTCGACGGGATCGTCAGCCATTCCGAACGGCCGGCCGACCTCGTCGCCAACGCCTTCTTCCGCCAGCGCCGCTTCATCGGCGGCGGCGACCGCCGCGCCGTGTCCGACCGCGTCTGGGGCATCCTGCGCCGCTGGGGACAACTTCGCTGGTGGCTGGAGCGCGCGGGCCATCCCGAGCCCCGCGCGCCCCGGGCCATTGTCGCTGCGGACCTGCTGCTGCACGACAGCCTGTCGCTCGCCGACCTCGAGGCGATCTTCGACGGCGGCCGCTACCGCCCGGCGCCGCTCGACGAGGCGGAGGTCCGCGTGCTGCGCCAGCTCGACGGCCATTCGTTGCCCCATCCCGAGCAGCCCGACTGGGTGCGGCTGAACGTCCAGGCGTGGATCGCGCCGCATCTCAAGGAAGCCTACGGCGAGGCGTGGGGCCGCGAGATCGCCGCGCTGGAGACGCCGCCGCCGGTCGACCTGCGCGTCAATCGCCTCAAGGCCACGGTCGACGAGGCGAGGGCGGCGCTGGCGCGCGAGGGCATCGACACCGAGCCGATGCGTTATTCGCCCGACGGTCTGCGCTTGCGCAAGCGGCTGTCGGTGGTCGCCGGCAAGGCCTTCCAGGACGGCCTGGTCGAGATCCAGGACGAGGGCAGCCAGCTCGTGGCGGCGCTGGTCGGCGCCGCGCCCGGCATGTCGGTCGCCGACTACTGCGCCGGCGCCGGCGGCAAGACGCTCGCCATCGCCGCCGGCATGAACAACAAGGGCCGCGTCGTGGCGATGGACGTGCTGGAGACGCGGCTCGACCGCTCGGCCCAGCGCCTGCGCCGCGCCGGCGCGCACAATGTCGAGCGCCGGCCGCTGGATGCCGACAACCGCAAATGGCTGAAGCGCCAGGCCGGCGCCTTCGACCGCGTGCTGGTCGACGTGCCCTGCACCGGCACCGGCACATGGCGGCGCAATCCCGATGGCCGCTGGACGCTCGGCCGCAAGGATCTCGAGGAGCTGGTGCCCAAGCAGGCCGCCATCCTCGACGCCGCCGCGAAGCTGGTGAAGCCGGGCGGCCGGCTGGTCTACGCGACGTGCTCGGTGCTGCCGGCCGAGAACGAGCGCCAGGTCGAGGCCTTCGTGGCGCGCCATCCCGACTTCGAGGCCGTGCCCGTGCCGTGGCCGGAACTCGCGTCGGGGCCGTATCTCCGCCTGTCGCCGCTGCGTCACGGCACCGACGGTTTCTTCGCCGCGCTGCTTCAGCGCTCGAAGCCCATGACCCCTCCGTCGTCGCATGACGACGACACCTCCCCCGGCAACGGGGGAGGAAAGAGTGAACCATGACCGTCCGCATCCGCCGCGCCGCGATGCCCGCCACGATGTCGGACGTGCGGCAATCACTGCCTCCCCCGTCATCGGGGGAGGTGTCCGCGTCTTCGCGGACGGAGGGGTCGAGAGTCGGAACGCAATCCGTGACCCCTCCGTCGTCGCATGACGACGACACCTCCCCCGGTGACGGGGGAGGAAAGAGTGAACCATGACCGTCCGCATCCGCCGCGCGCGGCGCGACGATGCCGCCGCCATCGGCCGCGTCCATGTCGAGACCTGGCGGTCGGCCTATGCCGGGCTGCTGCCCGACGCCATGCTGGCCTCGATGTCGGACGTGCGGCAATCGTCGTGGTGGTCGCACGCGATCGCCGATCCGGCGCAGGCGCGCGGCATCTTCGTCGCCGACGATCCCGACAGGGGCGTGATCGGCTTCGGCTCGTGCGGGCCGGTGCGCGATCCCCCCGCGAACCTCGACGGCACCGAGCGGCGGGTGGGCGAGGTCTACACGCTCTATGTCGAGCCCGACTTCCAGAATCGCGGGCTGGGGCGGCGCCTGCTCGACGCGCTGTTCCGCCAGCTCGACACCGACGGCTACGACACCGCCGTGCTGTGGATGCTGGCCGACAACCCGACGCGCTTCTTCTACGAGGGCATGGGTGGGCAGCGCGTCGGCGAGCGCACCGACACGCTCGCCGGCCAGGACGTCGACGAGGTCGCCTACGCCTGGCGCGACCTCGACGCCCCGCTGGTCCGGCGGAAGCTGGCACCCGACGACCTGTCATCCTGAGCGAAGCGAAGGATCTAGGGCGGACCCCAAAGAGCTGCCTTGGCTGGCGTTAGGTCCTTCGCTGCGCTCAGGACGACAATGGAATCCACATTGCAGGCCCGGCCCAAGGCCCTTATATCGCCGCATGGCAGACCGTTTGCTGATCGTCGATTTCGGTTCCCAGGTCACCCAGCTGATCGCCCGCCGGGTGCGCGAAGCGGGGGTCTACTGCGAAATCCACCCCTTCCAGTCGGTCGACGAAGCCAAAATCAAGAAGTTCGACCCCGCCGGCATCATCCTCTCGGGCGGCCCGGCCTCGGTGATCGAGGGCGCGGCGCCGTCGGCCGATCCCGCAATCTTCAAGGCCGACGTGCCCGTGCTCGGCATCTGCTACGGCGAGCAGACCATGGCGCACCAGCTCGGCGGCCAGGTCGAGGCCGGCCACCACCGCGAGTTCGGCCGCGCCGAGCTCGACATCAAGGCCAACTCCGCCCTGTTCGACGGCGTCTGGCAGCCGGGCGACCGCAAGCAGGTGTGGATGAGCCACGGCGACCGCGTCACGAAGCTGCCGCCCGGCTTCGCCGTCATCGCCACCAGCGAGAACGCGCCCTTCGCCGCCATCGCCGACGAGCGGCGCAACTACTACGGCGTGCAGTTCCATCCCGAGGTGATGCACACGCCGGACGGCGCCAAGCTCCTGCGCAACTTCGCGCTGCGCATCGCCGGCTGCAGCGGGCAGTGGACCATGGCGGCGTTCCGCGAGCGCGCCATCGCCCAGGTCCGCGCCCAGGTCGGCAAGGGCAAGGTGATCTGCGGCCTCTCCGGCGGCGTCGATTCCTCAGTCGTCGCCGTGCTGCTGCACGAGGCGATCGGCGACCAGCTCCAGTGCGTGTTCGTCGACCACGGCCTGCTGCGCCAGGGCGAGGCCGCCGAGGTCGTGAAGCTGTTCCGCGACCACTACAACATCCCGCTGATCCACGCCGACGCCTCCGGGCAGTTCCTGAAGGCGCTCTCAGGCGTCACCGACCCCGAGGTGAAGCGCAAGACGATCGGCAGCCTCTTCATCGACGTCTTCGACAGGGAGGCGCACAAGATCGGCGGCGCGCAGTTTTTGGCGCAAGGGACTCTCTATCCCGACGTGATCGAATCGGTCTCCTTCACCGGCGGGCCGTCCGTCACCATCAAGAGCCACCACAACGTCGGCGGCCTGCCCCAGCGCATGAAGATGAAGCTGGTCGAGCCGTTGCGCGAGTTGTTCAAGGACGAGGTGAGGGCGCTCGGCCGCGAGCTCGGCCTGCCGGCCGACCTGGTGAACCGCCATCCGTTCCCCGGCCCCGGCCTCGCCATCCGCATTCCCGGCGACATCACCAAGGAGAAGCTCGACCTGCTGCGCCAGGTCGACGCCGTCTATCTCGACGAGATCCGAAAGTCGGGCCTCTACGACGAGATCTGGCAGGCCTTCGCCGTGCTGCTGCCGGTGCGCACCGTGGGCGTGATGGGCGACGGCCGCACCTACGACCAGGCCTGTGCGCTCCGCGCTGTCACCTCGACCGACGGCATGACCGCCGACTACTACCCGTTCGACCACGCCTTCCTGGGCCGGGTGGCCGCCCGCATCATCAACGAGGTGCGGGGGATCAACCGGGTGACGTACGACATCACGAGCAAGCCGCCAGGGACGATTGAGTGGGAGTAGATCGCGAGAATGAATATCCGATTTAGAAGACTCCATTCTTTCAAGGCTTAGCGGATCGTTGTGACGGTCTGGAGGCCTTTCAATATTCCAGAGTCGGGGTACAGCGACCTCATAAGCCAAGCTATCGAGCGCGCATCCGAACGCCTCCCAACTTTGCTCCGTCCCGTCAATCGCGGACTACAGGTCGTGTTTAGCGACTATTCGGGCCAGCATCAGGGGGCGACTCACGAAGCCTATTCATTTCTAGTCGCGACACAGGACCAAATAGTGGAGTGGTTGCCATTGCGGCAACGTTTTCGCGACCAATGGCTACCGGATCGACGCAGAATCTCCTTCAAGCAATTGCGCGAGCCTATGCGGCGTCGAGCCTTTCCTCATTTTCTAAATTTAGTTGGCCAGCTTCCAGCCAATCTCATTACGATCATGATCAGCCAACATGTCGGAAGCTTTGTGGTAGGTGGGCCAGCCGCCCTCGCTAGAGAACTCAACGACTGCTTTGTCCCCGGCACACCGAACCACACAGTCGAAAAAATCTACAGACTCGCACTGTTTGTGGCGACCCTAAACGCTGGACTGCGAGAGGAAGCGCAACGTTCTCTTTGGATTAGCGATCACGATGAGACGCTTGATACCTTTGAGAAGCGCGAATGCTTCGGCCGGTTGGCTACTTATTTGACATTTGGTCTTACAGGATGGCGCAACGCGGCTGACCATGGCTTCGTGACGACTGCAGCGAGCGGGCTCCCGGAATGGGTAGAGGATGTGGCGGCAATACCGGACATTGCGGCAGGAGCTAGCGCGCGCCTATGCGATTTGTTGCCTGTCTTCATGGGCCGGCCAACGTGGACGGTGCCAATCAGTCAATTCGACAAAGTGGATTGGCGTGCGCGGCTCTTCGGAGATTGGTTGTCAGCAAGGGAAAGCGAGCTTCGACATGTGTTGGTTCGGCTCGAGCGAGATTCCCTTGGAATGGTCCGGGCCTCGGCTCAGCAGTTTGTTCGCCGAGCGAGTGATGGTTGACTCGCAAATTATAGGCTGCCGACGAGGCCAATGAAATCGTCTTATTTGCGGCGTGCGGAATTGGCGTTGAGGAACAGAGGGAAGAAGCTTCGTTGTGTCTTGATCTTGAGAACATCATTTACGGCGATGGTATTGGCTTTGCGACGCTCCCCACCCGAAGGGGTAACTACTTCAAGGTCGGGGTTTTCAATGATTGCTGAATGGACGTCATCAGTGTGAGCGGGCGTGATGTTATAGATACTTTCGTAGAAGTCGGAGACCGGCATTGCGTCGCCCGATTCCATAACGAGTCGGGGAATATCATCCGCGAGTTGATTTTTTGCTGACGCGCGACCGGACATGTCAAATAGGTACAGCTTTCCGTCGTGAGAGGGATCGTAAGAAAGCATGTTGAGACCGGAGCGACCGAAGTGCGCCTGCAGACTGCTGTTCTCGTGCAGGACATTATTGTAGACCTGCCTTGCTCGATAAACGTTGGCAAAGTGAATGAGCCAATATCGCCAACCGTTGGGATTGTTGATCGAGAAGGGACTTACAAACGGTGCGCACATCCTAAAGGCTTCAAAGACGATTCGCTCCGCCGCTCCTAACCAACCGTTATTGCTAACGATACTGCTATCGAGGTTCTGAAGATCAAGCTGACTCAAATTCAGATAAGCAAGCTGTGTTCGCAATCGGTCTGGCTCGGTCCTTTGAAGAAAGGCAAGCAACGAACTGATCATAAATGTGTAGAAGATTTCGGCAGAAGGATAAGTGCGCATGATGTCAACGATTGTGGTTCGCTCGACATGACTATGTCCGCACTGGTCGAGATTAAAGACGACACTGCGATAGCGACCACGCTCCAATAGCCCCTTGATGTTGGGGTACGCGGATTCAAACGCCTGATTCAAATATTCGATTCGAAGGTGGAGCTTGGGTGTGGTCTGAGCGACTTCGACTTGTGCAGGTGCAACATGAGTCTTCAGAAGCTCGATCGCGGCGGCACTTTCATCGTTAAGAATCAGGAGACATTCTATTTCGATAGCGCTGAGGCCGTGGGCAGTCCGCTGCGCATTTACCGACTCGCTCGCTCGCTTGAGCTCTTCAATGAAGATCAGTGGCGACCCAGGTGTGCCGCATTGGTACCGGCCACCACCCGCGAAGCCGTCAACAATAGCTAGTCGGAACCGCTCTTGCTGGGGGAGCTTGCAGCGAACTGTCAGATAGTCAAAGAAGTATTCCCGCAGAACCTTGTGCTTTCGGTGCGAGTGCTCTTCTAGTTTGGCTCCCTCGTTCCAGTCGTATCGCTTTTCTACCAAGTAGCCCCCACGAAAGTTCTATGGCGCCGTGGCGAGTGTTCGCACTGCAGTAGGCATCTCGTCCCAGGTTCGCCCTCGATATTCTCTTCCGTTTGCTTTCTTTGATCGACGTTGGTTGTCCTTGCCCCAAGTACCCCACTGCTTGAAGAAGAAGGCTGTGCCCGCATTCAGGCACTGGCTGTAGATTTCATCTACCCACGGCTCTTGAATTGGGCGCGCATGCTTTCCGCTTTCCCCACCAACGATAGCCCAATGAATATCGGTGAGGTCAATCAGTCCGACCGGTCCGATCAGCGGCTCGAATGAAATGAATCGGATAACTGCCGGCGCCGCACGTAGATGTTCAACTCGATGTACGACGCCCGCGTTCTCTATGCTGGTCCCGAGCCAGACGTTCGGCAGAACATCTCTCACTTTACCGGCGACGAATTTTGCCATGCGTTCAGGACGTTTGGTCAGAATCTGGTAGTTGTGGTGAGGGGTGTCTCGCATCACGCGCCAAACATCCAAGATGAAGTCGTCGCTGATCTTTTCGTGGAATAGATCACTCATGGAGTTGACAAAAACTTTGCGCGGCTTCTTCCAGCGATATGGAAGCAACAACGCTTGACGATCTTCGCGGACAACGCCCGTCCAGACCGAACGCTTCCCACTCTTGCGGGTAAGGCCAACGTATTTCGCAATGCCCATAGCCTCAAGGCGTTTGGCCATTTCCATTGCATAGCAATGAGTGCAACCAGCGGTGACAATCGAGCACCCAGCGACAGGATTCCAAGTGGAATCAGTCCACTCGATCTGGGTCTCAGCCACTCCACCCTCCTATGCAAATGCGACTAGCGCCGATGAAGCTAAAGTTCCTGTGGCGGATCGCTTCAAACTCTCTTCGAATTGAACTTATAGTTGCCTGAAAGTGGACTTGGCAACCGGGGCTGGAACCTTCGCCATAAGGCTTGGCGGGTTTAAGCCCTGCTTTCGGCTCGTCTCTCTGAGCGGCGCACCTGCGGACGCTAGTTGATTGTCCTACTGATCATCGCTTCAAGGAGAACGGCCCGTTCGAGGACATTGCCTTGGTAGATCACGGTGCCGAACGTGTCATCGACGAGATACTTACCGTCTTTGTAAACGTGCACATGGATGCCCCGCTCTTGGGGACGATCGGCTGTCCAGAGAACCGCTGGTGTCGATGCCCACACCTGAAAGGCCAGACCTGGGTAGTCGTCGAGGTTGATTGTCTTCGTAACGTCCTCGTACGTGTTCGCTCGACTGAACTGATCATGGAGAGGCTTGAGTGGCGTTGACGCGATGGGCTTGCTGCTCCAGGTATTGTCGCGGCCGCAGTTGCCGCACAGATGTTTGCTGTGCGCCTTTCGGGCGAAATCCCCCAAGTCCAAGTGCGGGTAGCCGCAGTCCTTGCAGTTGATGCATCCCATGGCTTTGCCGGCCTCCAGAGCAACAACGAACTCAAGGGCAGATGGCGGCGTGAGATGAACCTTTGTGATCTCCGTGCTTCCAAAGAGATTGTCGTCGGCATTGTAACGCAGCGAAAGGGCCTTGAAATCCTGGTCGATCACCTTTTCTTCGCCTGGCCTTTCACGCACATGAACATGAATCTTCGGTCGTCGCGGCGCTGATGGTCCTTGATGCGTCAGTGCAGGGGGCATCGAGCACCAAATTCCCACCTCCGCGAAGTCTTGTATCTTGATGTGATGCGGATCCACGACGTATGACATCGGCTGGTCGTGGTTTGAGCAGCGCATTCCATTCTGCGCAGCATCAGCGATGTCTGCCTTTGTTCCCCAATGTCGCTGGTGGGTTCTACACCACCAGCGGCTCTTCCCATTACGCATCTTGCCTGCCGCGACGATATCGCAATCCAGGCGGGCGTCGTCGCCTTCGTTGCCCGGGAAACGTCCCAATAACTCCTCGCTTGAGACGGTAATGTTGCCGAGTGTACGACCATACGACCAGCAAATCGCTTCGCGCACCACCGTGTCCTGTGCCTGCGCGGTGCGAACGGGCTGCTCATGGCCGATGAAGCGCCGGTTTATTTTTCGCGCTGGCGTCTGCGACAGGTCCCATTCATAGGCCCACATTTCCATGCGCCCGCCGGCCTCGACGACCCGCTCGATTTCCATTCTATTGCCCTCTACGCTGCTGGGCCACTCTCCCAGCCTGGCAGCAGTTTACCACCATTTGGAGCGAATCGGTGCGGGTGCGCACCGTGGGCATGACTGGCGACGGCCTGCCGATCAGGTTTATGCGCTCCGCGCGCTCACGTCGTCGACGGCGTGATGGTCGACTATCACCTGTTCGAACACGCCTTTCTCGGCTGCGCGCCCTCCGTATCACCAATGAATGACTTGGACTTTAGCGAAGAAGCTTCAACTCGTCTTCGAAAGTTCACATGCTTAAGTGGTACTCCCAGAAAGCCAGGTCATCTGGGTCCATAGGCACGTTGGCGTCTTGTAGTTTGCGGAGTTTTCGGCCGTCATCGCTGTCCAAGAACCATTGTACTTCTCGAATTGCATTCTGGAACGGCTTCAGCTTGTCGC
This genomic interval carries:
- the guaB gene encoding IMP dehydrogenase → MQFQEALTFDDVLLKPAASAVLPHQTDTRTRLTRTIELGIPLMSAAMDTVTEAPMAIAMAQAGGIGVIHKNLDAEAQANEVRKVKKFESGMVVNPLTIHPEQTLADALSLMSANQISGIPVVEKGGKLVGILTNRDVRFATDTSAKVSALMTKDRLVTVREGATQEEAKKLLHQYRIEKLLVVDDAYRCIGLITVKDIEKANKFPGAAKDEKGRLRTAAATGIGEDGVRRAELLIAADVDVIIVDTAHGHSRNVLDAVTRVKKLSNYCQVMAGNVATAEGAKALIDAGADAVKIGIGPGSICTTRMVAGVGVPQLTAIMETAEVCHAAGVPAIGDGGIKYSGDLAKAIAAGADCAMIGSLLAGTDEAPGEVVLYQGRSYKSYRGMGSIGAMARGSADRYFQAEVQSTLKLVPEGIEGRVPYKGPVGNILHQLVGGLRAAMGYTGNGTIKDMQTRSQFLRITGSGLRESHVHDVEIMREAPNYRGGM
- a CDS encoding RsmB/NOP family class I SAM-dependent RNA methyltransferase — translated: MTPGARVAATIELLDGIVSHSERPADLVANAFFRQRRFIGGGDRRAVSDRVWGILRRWGQLRWWLERAGHPEPRAPRAIVAADLLLHDSLSLADLEAIFDGGRYRPAPLDEAEVRVLRQLDGHSLPHPEQPDWVRLNVQAWIAPHLKEAYGEAWGREIAALETPPPVDLRVNRLKATVDEARAALAREGIDTEPMRYSPDGLRLRKRLSVVAGKAFQDGLVEIQDEGSQLVAALVGAAPGMSVADYCAGAGGKTLAIAAGMNNKGRVVAMDVLETRLDRSAQRLRRAGAHNVERRPLDADNRKWLKRQAGAFDRVLVDVPCTGTGTWRRNPDGRWTLGRKDLEELVPKQAAILDAAAKLVKPGGRLVYATCSVLPAENERQVEAFVARHPDFEAVPVPWPELASGPYLRLSPLRHGTDGFFAALLQRSKPMTPPSSHDDDTSPGNGGGKSEP
- a CDS encoding GNAT family N-acetyltransferase, translating into MTVRIRRARRDDAAAIGRVHVETWRSAYAGLLPDAMLASMSDVRQSSWWSHAIADPAQARGIFVADDPDRGVIGFGSCGPVRDPPANLDGTERRVGEVYTLYVEPDFQNRGLGRRLLDALFRQLDTDGYDTAVLWMLADNPTRFFYEGMGGQRVGERTDTLAGQDVDEVAYAWRDLDAPLVRRKLAPDDLSS
- the guaA gene encoding glutamine-hydrolyzing GMP synthase, which produces MADRLLIVDFGSQVTQLIARRVREAGVYCEIHPFQSVDEAKIKKFDPAGIILSGGPASVIEGAAPSADPAIFKADVPVLGICYGEQTMAHQLGGQVEAGHHREFGRAELDIKANSALFDGVWQPGDRKQVWMSHGDRVTKLPPGFAVIATSENAPFAAIADERRNYYGVQFHPEVMHTPDGAKLLRNFALRIAGCSGQWTMAAFRERAIAQVRAQVGKGKVICGLSGGVDSSVVAVLLHEAIGDQLQCVFVDHGLLRQGEAAEVVKLFRDHYNIPLIHADASGQFLKALSGVTDPEVKRKTIGSLFIDVFDREAHKIGGAQFLAQGTLYPDVIESVSFTGGPSVTIKSHHNVGGLPQRMKMKLVEPLRELFKDEVRALGRELGLPADLVNRHPFPGPGLAIRIPGDITKEKLDLLRQVDAVYLDEIRKSGLYDEIWQAFAVLLPVRTVGVMGDGRTYDQACALRAVTSTDGMTADYYPFDHAFLGRVAARIINEVRGINRVTYDITSKPPGTIEWE
- a CDS encoding three-Cys-motif partner protein TcmP — translated: MVEKRYDWNEGAKLEEHSHRKHKVLREYFFDYLTVRCKLPQQERFRLAIVDGFAGGGRYQCGTPGSPLIFIEELKRASESVNAQRTAHGLSAIEIECLLILNDESAAAIELLKTHVAPAQVEVAQTTPKLHLRIEYLNQAFESAYPNIKGLLERGRYRSVVFNLDQCGHSHVERTTIVDIMRTYPSAEIFYTFMISSLLAFLQRTEPDRLRTQLAYLNLSQLDLQNLDSSIVSNNGWLGAAERIVFEAFRMCAPFVSPFSINNPNGWRYWLIHFANVYRARQVYNNVLHENSSLQAHFGRSGLNMLSYDPSHDGKLYLFDMSGRASAKNQLADDIPRLVMESGDAMPVSDFYESIYNITPAHTDDVHSAIIENPDLEVVTPSGGERRKANTIAVNDVLKIKTQRSFFPLFLNANSARRK
- a CDS encoding DUF5131 family protein translates to MAETQIEWTDSTWNPVAGCSIVTAGCTHCYAMEMAKRLEAMGIAKYVGLTRKSGKRSVWTGVVREDRQALLLPYRWKKPRKVFVNSMSDLFHEKISDDFILDVWRVMRDTPHHNYQILTKRPERMAKFVAGKVRDVLPNVWLGTSIENAGVVHRVEHLRAAPAVIRFISFEPLIGPVGLIDLTDIHWAIVGGESGKHARPIQEPWVDEIYSQCLNAGTAFFFKQWGTWGKDNQRRSKKANGREYRGRTWDEMPTAVRTLATAP